The genomic segment GTGCAGCAATAGATAAAAAAATCTAAGGTGGTAATATTGCAGCTATTCAAAGATAACTGTCAGCCTATATGAGACTGTAATTAGCAAAAGATATAGTAGGCTAAGTCTGCATGTAGCCATATCCTTTGGATGGTTAAACTATTagtcaattgacagaaaatgaatcagcaaCAATTTTGACAATTGATAGTTTCATtcatttatcaaacaaaaatgacaaacatgttctgattccagcttctcaaatatgaggattatcctgcttttctctgttttatgtaggcctaattgtaAATTATGTTTGGGCTTTAGACAGTCATTTAAAGACGTCACCTTGGACTCTGTGAAATTGTGAAGggcattttcactattttcattatataaataaaaaaaaataattgttagtggTGGCCCTAAAATGCACAGAAAAAATATGGAGGCAGCTGTGCCAAGTCTAACCCCAGCACACCACGGTTGGCCTGCAGTGGGCTCATTGAAAAGGATCTCTCTCCATTAGGACAGGATGCATTTTTAATGGGGCCAATGAAAGCGAGCAGTAGGATAGGCTTTTCCATATCTCTGCACGAGCCACAATCAATGGAGGAAAGATGAAAGTTGCCCAGCCCTTGGTTTCCTTTCGGAGTGGCATGGGGTCAGATTAAGTCTAAttgaattcacacacacagcagtagtTTAGGTGTGTCAGACCAATTTCCCCCTAAATACATTAGGAGGATTAGGATTTGCATGATAGCAGAAACATGTTGTCGTTGGTTTGTCATTAGTGTTGCcaccaaaatgtaattaataaaatataatacattattaaatacAGCAATATACAGTTTGTTTTACTCGTGTTTCTGGACAGTTGTTCTCAAAACGAGAAATACTTTATCAATTCCTTCATACTAGCTTACAATTCACTGCATTTGGCAGAATATCCTCACATACAATTTAGCGAAGTGTGATGTACATACCAAATCATAACCACAAATCTTCCCCTATATCAGAGACAAAATAGTCCTTTCATCCTCACAATAATCATGACATCTGAGCGAGTTTTCCTGTTCTTGTTAAATGTATATAGCATGATGAACGATGATACACAAACAGGTTTTTGCCTTAACTTGTTTTAAAGATGACACAATCTTGGGTCAGCCCGGGTCTGGCGTGTAACATCTGAAGTTGCTCAACAAATGTATTAATGAATACTCAATGGAAGATATAAATCATGCAAACACAATTGAACTCTactcatactgtacattatgtttcattaaaacattattattatattatattattaccataacattttgtagcttttttgGACCACAGATTGATTCacaaggacagaaaaaaaactaagaagGAGTCAACCTTCTCTGCTCTCTGCCTCTAGTGAGTGAAAATACTGAATTCATTAGCCAGCTGAGAAACCGAGTCAAGGTGTCCAAAAGCACATCCTTGGCCAATCAGGTCCCTTGGCCCATTGCTTGGCAACCaaaaggagagggagggtgCACATTGACACTGTAAAAATAGCACATCAATAGCCTggtgtgtggaaaaaaaggaaagacacACATGTTGGTGAGGCTATAAATAGCCCTCCTGGAGCCTGGAACAGGTATCGTGTACAGTATCTATAACTGTATTGTTGCCCACGAATAAGACGTTTTTGCATCAATGCAAATTCAGCATGGGTTGCGCAGTAAAGTACAGCAGCAGTCAGGCAGCTGAATGAAATAATTTGAATGTGAGGGAGGTTTTAGGGTTTATGTATTCCCTCAGTACTGTGTAAAGAAGGCTCAAAACTAACCACAGGTTGGCATTTGGAGACAGCATTTTTATTCTACTGTTTGCATCTGATGTTTCTGCAGTCTGGATGTTTTGCATACATGCAAAATCTactataataatcaataatgtgCACTTACAAGTTTGCATGCCAGAGGGGATTTAGGGTCAAATGTCTTACATGACTGACTTGGTTGATGTATGATCTTTTCATGTTATCTCATAATTACATCCGCATATTGTTCAGAGGCATCACAACAGGCGGAGTGCTTTATCTGTTCTTTAATTACTATCTTAACGCTACAATGTcacattgttaaaattgttCGTACACGTGTCCTTTGTGTAACGGAAGAGTAGAGCAAAACGTGGCCAAAAATAGATCTATCACATCAATTCAGTTTCACAGGACTGCTCAAAAATGAGCCCAATACGTGGGTGATCAAATCAAGTGGAGATAATGGGATGTCAGTCTGAAGCAGCTTCTCAATGTCTATTTTTATCTGCGTTCCCATTTTTTGGCCACATGTGGCAACACGCCCAACGACCCCCATGTAATACTTCCACTGTATCAGAGGCAATTAAAAGGTGTAGCGACAGTAGAACCTTAAAAGGCTTTAATAGGGCCTTCTTATCCACCAGACATCTCCCGGGGAGGCTGTCCGTTGCCAGGGTAACCCTCACAAATGGCAACTGACGTCAAGAAGGTAGGAGAAATACCAGGGAGAGCCAGAGCTGCTATGCATAATGGATTATTGAAAAAAGGGCTCTCTTGAAGAGTGCAAAGTGACTTAAAATATGCGTGCCTTGCTGGGCTCGCCACCAccactccatctctctctctctctctctctctctctctctctctctctgatgagGAAAATAGATGTTGACAGTTTCAGGATTTAACTTGCTGACTGGCACGGCTTGGTGCCAGTCAGCAAGTAAAGCTTGACTGGCACAATGGAAATTATCCATTTTTAGTTAAACACGCTGATAAACTATATCTTTAAAGAacacattgcttttttttttatcttccccAGATTGGCTAGATGTGAACACACTTCAGATGTTATGCTAGTCTCCAAAAAGCAAAACCTTTCTCTACTGTAAATCATAATGTATGGCTACCTGCACTGCATCTAAACTAAAGAAAGAGATCTGGCACATCAGCTATAACCATCCCCAGCAGATCCTTAGTTGGTCACGCAACAAGGATCCACAGTGACATTCACGTGTAGCTTTTCAGAAGAGATCACTTCAGATCGTGTGTAAGTCCAGTGCGTTACTAGTAGTTTACTCGGCCTCTGTGTCAGGTTCTTGTCTAATCTCAGTGCTGTTGTTGGCCCATGAGAGACTGTCACGCCGGCAGCTTGGTGAAGAGCCCTCATCCTTTCTGTGATAATGCCTCTCATGTTGTGTTGGAGTCACACTATCAGGACACAGATTGTAGAGTCAGGCTTTCTGATGGCAAAGCACTGTTGCTATTCAAATGAATACAGCAGAACAGAAGCATGTATGCGATAGAGAATTGACATGATGTCCATTTTGGGGTAGAGGTGGGAAATGTGAACAAAATTACAATCATAATATCACAGCAATAGTTTAATATCAATATGCTAGAACTTTAGATGTTCATATCATGTCTATACTGGTTTGTCTCActcagaaaatagaaaaaaatagattATTGCCCACTAAGACGGAATGGTCTTAATGTGCTCATGCACTAGAATCCgcacaaaaacatatataacagATTGAACAATAAGTGTTAACATTCAATCACAGGTCAGAATCTTTTGAGAGTAAAAATATCCTGGGCTGCTTTCATAAATAAGAATATATTTCTTATTGACATGCatgttatatataatattaatgtgtgtatatatagtatgtggaaaaggTAAATGCAATATCTAATATTAAAAAAGACTATCCTGTTCCTGAAAATGTTCTAAAGATGCAACATCAGAAATGTTTCCTGTCATTTTGTATTATAAATtgctacaaatacaaaagcacctgttacatgtgaaaaatgtacataaaagaGTTAATTAAAACCAGAATGAGTAGGCCAGAAGTGTATAGCTTTTTGTTTCAGGGAGAAGCTGCAGAGGAAATGTGCAAAGAGAAGAAGTGAGAGTGTTTCAGTCCAGGGGAATCCCAGATACTTCTGTAAATAGAGGGTGCAACAAGCAACATAAAGCATGAACTAACATGCTTCGAGTTTCCAAAGAAGTGAATCACACAAGGCATGTATGGGAAAAATAAAGGAAGTGAGGAACAACCCTGATGTGCTAATGGCACACTATTCAAATGCCTCCCGTTATAGCTGCAACGTTATGATACCAGATGATCATTAATTTATTACCATGAGCCCACAATAATATTGACTTGACATTTGGATTCAGAACATGAGATAATGTTTTACCTCCCAGTTGCCTGAAAAGCAAGCAGAACCTTTGATGCCAGAGCTACAGATTGGTTTGACAAGCTCACAACCAAAATACCCCAGTCACCAGTGTTTCCTCTCTTACCATAGTTCAGCAGGGGTGGCTTGACTGTTAGTTTGGGCTCCACACCCATCTCTGTTTTAACTGATATGATGCGCCGAGAGCAGATTTCAGATCttcttttgatgttttgttAGAATACAAATATATTTCCAAACTGTAGGAATGTATTCTTTACATGGACATTTGACCAAATATAcagttattttaatttcagattTTCCCTAGCAGCTATTTTGCTGGGGCAGTGAATCTTAGATGAATGAATCAAGAGGAAACACCAGACAATATGCACACTAATGCACACCAAAACCTCAAAATGTAGTCAAATAATTAAAGCTTTTCTACCTTTGCAGATGAGTAGCAGAGGAAGTTTTCTGCATATGTCCTAAATGGCATTGATTGTGAGTCGTACAGAGCGCTGTCGTTTCAGTTCTTCCTTTCAGCTGTGAGTGTAGATGCTGCTAGGAGCAGCAgtaaatgcagagagagagggagaatgaggTAGAGAGCTGCTGAGTGGGAGGGTGAGCATATGGGTGGCATGGAGGATGTGAGATGGAGTAGTATTTCTATTAAAGTGACAGAGTTACAGAAATCCTCTGTTTCTGGAAAACATGTTGTAATGCTGAGTTCCAGGACAGGTTCATTACTCATTATGTCATTTTGATCTTATCAAAAACTTCTACAGTTCATAGTACAGTGAAGTTTAgttacctttaaaaaaaaaaaaaaaaaaaaagggggacaCTGCTCTGCATGTAGGATTCATTTGCTAGAAGAATCTTTGATATTGAGGAAGATTAATTGATTCGGGAGAAAGGGGAGCATGCACTTGGTGGAAGTCAAGGAAAGAGGGTGGATCATCCAAGATGAGGTCAGCTGTAGATGTTTCTTCAAAGGCCttttttaagaaatgccaagaaatgtaaaatatgtatcaCTCAGTCTTTTCAATAGACAAATACTGCTGACACAGAACCTATACAAACTTTTGTCAGATAATTGGACAAGTACATCTTGTATGAAGCATGACAGACGTATATGAACCTCCTGTAAACTGAAGACGTACAAatcacaggtgtaaataattaaatgaatgatggctgaattccatttagattctttagtttcagggtcctggcgTTGTGcgtgctggctcactgtcacacttgaatagaacatctttaaagtgcccatattatgaaaaaaatacactttttctgggatttggggtgttattttgtgtctctggtgcttccacacgcatacaaaaaATCCATctatgctgttttgagtgagatacagtttctgaatgtgtcctgccttcagtctccaggtgagctgttcaaaatcggcagggcatttacgtcactagccgaaacgaggtggctaaccgtagcatgctacaacacacactagttcaccataatctacaaaagaactacttacatgtccctaccggaatttcccattttttgggatcaataaaaatctatccatctatctatctatctattctgcaggtattacACGCAAAgctggaagtgtgccctcgtttagaagaagtctcccggctaatcctgccctgtactactgaagttgtagaaacaaacagctagctagctgatgtgatcttacctagctactgggcatgtgcgactgccaacaaagatgttacagcagtgagaggtctcactctggaGCTAAAATAGAGGAGCTGCAAAAATGTGCggtacaacaaaaacatggtgtttttggaaaattaaaccatgtgaaCCTATTCTGGTGAaatctcaaaatacaattatgaacctgaaaattagcataatatgaccACTTTAATGTTATTAGCAACACCTGTGTGTTTCTACTATAACAAATCAAAAAGGCTGCTGTGGGAAAGGCCTTTTGAGGATGAGGGTTCCTCATGTATAACTCAATCTTTACATTCAAAATAGTATGAATATTAGCATTGTGCCTGCCTACCAGATCATCAATTTGTAGGTACTGTACAATCAGCACCTTAAAGCACAGCTCCTATTGGCAATCTatttttgaattattttataGTTGCATTGATGTGAAATAATATCCAATGAATAACGGCAGTAATTAACAGCTTTACACGGCTTCAAACAACGGTTGTGAAATAAATTGGCCCAAATACAATAAATGTGTGCTTAAAATGTGCTGGTGATAGTCACTTTGTCTTCTGCTAATGGCCTGCTGTAGTGTAGtcttattttgtatatattttgtcttttgaaCTCTTGTGTACAAGACTTAGCCTATAACCACTTACCAAATAACACATATGTTTTGCACCAAAACGGTGCTCTCTGTGGCTACCTGCAGAGGTGATTTAACTGATTGGATGGAGTCACAATTAAGTATTTGGTTTTAATATGCGAGCAATGACAAAAGGATTTTTCTTGTAATTAGAAATGGGGTTTAATGTTTCCCACACATTGTCTTTGACACAAAATCCAAATTAGACATTCATTTTAAGAAGACACTTTCTTATATCTCActgcttttttatattttgtttgccTAAATCAGTGGCTTTTGATACTTGAGTGACccatggggaaaaaaacaaggcaTCATAAAAATGAAAGAGCTGCAATAAAACAGCTGAATGTGCCGATGTTCACGTCGTACTGGTACAGGTTTTAGTGACTACTGTTGCTTCTTCTAATCCTCCTTGTGAAACTTTATAAAGAATAGGCCGGCCAAGTCATGTCAACATCAAgacttttatttactttttttattgtctGGAAAGTACACAGTGACTTTCTTCTAGGGTGCAAAAGTACAGTATAATAATGCTggaaaggaaatgcaaacaGCCAGTGATTTAATTAGCTACCTCCTATTAACCTTAAAATGTTGATTTGTCTGTGTTGAAATGTTATTTACACTGCATTGCTTTAATCTACAAATGAATAAGGTCCCCTCCAGTTTTTCttccaaaataaaagtaatatttattttttgaacaGTACAAAGTATCTGGTACAGTAATCTAGCATTCCCACTCAATTTCTAAGTGCTAATAGAAAAGTGCACACCAACAGTATTTTACTTTCAACacaactgttttaaaaccataatTAATATCTGATGCTTCAACCATAGGCAGGAAAAATTAAACCGATCCAAAATTATTTTGAATTTCGTTAAAATTCAAACTGACCTTTCTGAGTGCAAACATGCAGTGACAAATGTCTAGCATTTGTTAGATAACACTCTGCCACTCAAACATGTAGTGCTGTTCTTTTGGGCTTATTAAACACTTAAACAAACCACCTGAAGGCTTCACTCAAACTTGATTCCCTGGGCAAGAGGAAGATCCTTGCTGTAGTTTATTGTGCAGGTTGAACGCCTCATGTACTGCTTCCATGAGTCACTGCCAGACTCTCTTCCACCTCCCGTGTGTTTCTCTCCACCAAAGGCTCCTCCGATCTCAGCTCCGCTTGTAGGAATGTTGACATTCACGATGCCGCAGTCGGATCCTTTGGGCCCCAGCCAGCGGAAAACCCGACCCATATCTTTGCTGAAGATGCTGCTGGACAGGCCCTGCTTGACCTCGTTGTTCCAGGCAAACGCCTCCTCTTCTGTCTTGAACTTGAGGACGTACAGTATGGGGACAAAGGTTTCGGTATGGACAATGGGAGCGTCGTGAGCCAGCCCTGTGATGATGGTGGGCTCCACGTAGTTTCCAGGACGGTCCATCACCTTTCCTCCGCAGACCACAGTGCCACCCTGCTGCTTGGCCTGCTCAATAGCTGCCAGGTACTGATCCACGGCTTGTTTGGTGTGCAGAGGCCCGTAAAGGGTGGCGGGATCCCAGGGGTCTCCGATGCGGACTTGTTTGTAGGCCTTGGCGACCCTTTCAATCACTGTGTCGTGAACACTCTCGTGCAGCATCAGCCTCCTTGTGGTGGTGCAGCGCTGGCCAGCGGTTCCCACAGATGCAAAGACGGCGGAGGGCACCACAAGACTCAGGTCAGCATCCTCAAACACAATGATAGCGTTGTTTCCACCGAGCTCCAGCAGCTTACGACCGAACCTGTCCTGCACCATCATGGCCACCATCTTGCCAACGTGGGTGCTGCCAGTGAACGACAGCAGATCCACCCGCTCATCCTTCGCCATGGCTGTGCCGATATCAGCGCCTCCGCAGGTCATGGAACAGATAGCACCGGGCAGGTTGTTGCGCTCCAGAACCTCAGCCACAATCTTGGAAACTGCAACACTTGTGAGAGGTGTGGTTGGAGCTCCTTTCCAGAGGCAGACGTTGCCGCAGGTCAGAGCGATGGCGTTGTTCCAGCCATAGACAGCCACAGGGAAGTTAAAGGCCGTGATGATGCCAACAAGACCAACTGGGTTCCACTGTTCGATCAGGGCATGGCCTGGTCTCTCTGAAGGCAGCATGGGCCCGCCAATCATTCTAGACAGACCAACAGCATAGTCACAGACATCAACGTATTCCTGAACCTCTCCCACTCCCTCAACATAGATCTTGCCCATTTCTAGAGACACCAGGCTCCCCAGGACGTTAATCTTCTTTCTAAGTGCATCTCCAATCTGCCTCACAATCTCTCCTCTTTTGGGTGCTGGAATATCTGCCCACAGCTTCCAAGCCTCCCTCGTCTTCTGAACAGTTTCTTCATACTCCGCCATGGTTGCCTGGGTTACTCTGGCAATCGGCTCATTGTTGGCGGGGCAGTATGACGTGATCACCTCCCCGCTGCCTCCCCAGCTCCCGTTATAAACGCCAGGGTTGTCCTCAGACAGGCCCAGCTCTTTCAGCCAGGAGTATTTGGGCTGGTTGATGAGGAGACCTGACATGGCTGCCGACTGCTGGTAGCAGATAGATGCAAATTTATTTCTCAAGAGGAGCCTACTGTGCCGGGCAAAGGTCAGTGTGAGGCAGTGCTGCATCTGTGCTGGAAGTAAACAAAGTtaaaaatttatttcacaagttACAAGTAAAAAGGTTCGAAGAACATTTATAAATGATTGTTGACAGAACAATCTCACCACAACATTCTGATAAGCGTGCTctgtctagggctgcaactaacgattattttttacaaatgatTAACCTTTtgataatatttttatataatatatatatatatatatatatatatatatatatatatatatatatatatatatctcgagCAATGGTTTAGTTGATAACATTTCAGTGAAAATCACAATTTCCTAGACCCCAAAAAGACCTCAGTCTAAAATTCAATGTCTAAAATTCAATAATATTcacaattatataaaacaaagaaaagcagcaaatgctTGCATTTGAAAAGCCTGATTtagagaatgtttggcattttccCTGAGAAATTACCTAATTCCACGGTTTATCAAAATGATATCTTATTAATCTTATGTCCACTAACTAGTGCCAGTTCTGTCAACTGCTTTTTCAAAGTTCAAGAGTTAACTTTCAATTtcaaaattaataaataacttcAGAAAGTTGCAGGATACAGTGAACATGTACAACAAGGAATGAGGCCAGTCAACAGGTGTTAATCGGAGACTGCTAGTATAAATATAGGTGCTTTTTGCTCCAACTTCTTCTCTATGAATGCTGAAATATCGTAAAGGCCCTAAACAAGCAATTTCAAGAGATCACCTTGGGCTTTACTCcttattttctgatatttttttaGACCAAGATAGTGAAAATGCATGATATTCTCATATTAAACTATATATTAAAAACATCTATAGCTGAAAGTCAATAAAACAGAAGCCACAAGTCAATATGTATTAAGACTGAGACTAGTTAAAAGTAGTATCTTTGGAGTTTTATGCGTTTCATTCGAAATAGTCTATGGGTTGTATAATCATAGCTCTTCTCAGTATACGACCAGCAAGTTACTCAACCATAGCCAACCTATGCGCCTGCGCAACTCACCCAACTTTGGACAACCACGAGGCTTTAGAAACTTTAACTTATTTATGACATCAAAATAAACAGTTAACACCGACAATATCACCGAATGTAAACCAAAAGAATAATTTCAGGTTTGCATTTTCCATTTGCAAAGTCCCAAATTCCGTTTGTCAGTGTTGCTACTTTTGCAGCATGAAGTGACATGGAGATCAGCGTCAATCTTGTTGAGTTTAAACGACCGTGACTCAAGGTCCTGTGGTTAACACTAACTAACATCACCGTGCTGTTATAAACGCTGCTCTTACACTATCTGTACATCACTTTTAATGATTAAAAAGTAAGCTAATGCAATTTATGTATCAGTTTTTCACTTACGTTGATATAAATTGCGCAGGGCCACGTCCACTCCAGAGCATGGATGTACTTGCAGCTGAAACGGAAGTACTGTTACTGTGCTGCGTTCTGATTGGACAGCCGCCTCGACGCAGTGTGGCGCCTGCTTGGATTGATCCATGCTAACAAATTCCCTTTGTTGTGATTAACCGTTCAGCGGTTGTGATTCTGCTGTAATAACTTATATTAAGGAAGTTGCTGTTGCGAAAACCTAGAGGATGAGTGGCGGAGTGTATGGAGGCGGTGAGTGGGCTCTTATGATTAAAATAAAACGAAAATGTTGTGCACGTTGTCCCGTTCTGTAGCTAGCTCTAGCCATCTTTATAGTTGGCTAGCTTTGCTAggtgtgctaacgttagcttcgcTGTGGAATAAAGCTACATTCTTGCTAACATCTTTAATCATCATGCGtttaagaaaatgtgaatttgtTAACATTTGAAGTGCTTCGTCTTGTGGTTTGAGCTTAGTTATTTTATGCAACAGCAATGTAACCCCGGGGTcgcctagctagctagctagcaaggaAATGAATGAAAGTGGGCTTGTCGAAGTCATGAACACATCCAGTTCCGTTTGTGTAAGGGCAACGTTACACGTAGCTTCTCTAAGACTGAACGATATAACGTTATTTAGCTTTACGTTTGCCTTTCTGTTGACATTCACATATCTAAGAACgtcacaaatgtgttttttttcctgagcTGAAACAACTTCTTGTTGAAGTGGATCTATTGCTCGGAGGACCGTTACTTTACTTAAACATGTCATTCAGTTTGTTTTCAATTGTAATGATAACCATGCCATAGaattaaaatgtacttgag from the Sander vitreus isolate 19-12246 chromosome 9, sanVit1, whole genome shotgun sequence genome contains:
- the aldh7a1 gene encoding alpha-aminoadipic semialdehyde dehydrogenase codes for the protein MQHCLTLTFARHSRLLLRNKFASICYQQSAAMSGLLINQPKYSWLKELGLSEDNPGVYNGSWGGSGEVITSYCPANNEPIARVTQATMAEYEETVQKTREAWKLWADIPAPKRGEIVRQIGDALRKKINVLGSLVSLEMGKIYVEGVGEVQEYVDVCDYAVGLSRMIGGPMLPSERPGHALIEQWNPVGLVGIITAFNFPVAVYGWNNAIALTCGNVCLWKGAPTTPLTSVAVSKIVAEVLERNNLPGAICSMTCGGADIGTAMAKDERVDLLSFTGSTHVGKMVAMMVQDRFGRKLLELGGNNAIIVFEDADLSLVVPSAVFASVGTAGQRCTTTRRLMLHESVHDTVIERVAKAYKQVRIGDPWDPATLYGPLHTKQAVDQYLAAIEQAKQQGGTVVCGGKVMDRPGNYVEPTIITGLAHDAPIVHTETFVPILYVLKFKTEEEAFAWNNEVKQGLSSSIFSKDMGRVFRWLGPKGSDCGIVNVNIPTSGAEIGGAFGGEKHTGGGRESGSDSWKQYMRRSTCTINYSKDLPLAQGIKFE